The Sphingomonas sp. NBWT7 nucleotide sequence ACCCAAGCGGATCGTGCCCGCGAGTGCGCCCAAGGTGCTGTCGCCCGATATCGCCGCAGTCGAGCGGATGAGCGATGCGACGGGCATGCTTCAGCATTCGATCTACTCGGTGCCCGATCGACGCCACGGCTATTGCATCGACGATAACGCGCGCGCGCTGATCCTGATGAACGCGGTGGACAACCTCGACGACGTCGTGCGCGACAAATGGACGACGATCTACGCCTCGTTCGTCCAATATGCCTGGAACCCCGACAAGCGGCGCTTCCGCAACTTCATGAACTATGACCGTACGTGGTGCGAGGACTGCGGATCGGAGGATTCGAATGGCCGCGCGCTCTGGTCGCTCGGCGTCACGGCGCGCGATGCGCGGACGCGCAAGCATCGCGACTGGGCGACGATGATGTTCGACACGACCGCGAGTCTCGCGCTCGAGCTCGGCAGCCCGCGCGCGCAGGCGTTCGCGATGCTCGGCGCCGCCGCGATGCTCGAGGCATCGCCGGGCCACCAACTCGCCCGCTCGATCCTGGAGCGCTTCCCGGACGAGCATGTCGCGTTGCTCGACGAAGCGCGGCGACCGAACTGGGTGTGGTTCGAGATCGTCCTCGCCTACGACAATGCGCGCCTCCCTGAGGGGCTGATCCGCGCCGGCATGGCGCTTGATCGCCGCGATCTGATTGCGGTTGGTGTCGAGACGCTCGAATGGATTATCAGTCGGCAGAAGAGCCCCGCCGGGCATTTTCGCGCAATCGGCTCGGAAAGCTTCGGGCGCCCTTATGCCGAGCCGCTGCCGTTCGATCAACAGCCGCTTGAGGCACAGGCGACGATCGATGCCTGCTGTGCGGCATTCGCGGCGACGGGTGAGCAGCGCTGGCGTGACGAGGCGGAGCGCGCGTACGGCTGGTATCTCGGGCTCAACGAACTCGATCTGCCATTGGCGACGATGCATGACGGCGGCTGCTTCGACGGGCTGATGCCGACCGGCCTCAATCGCAACCAGGGTGCAGAATCGATCCTTGCGCTGCAATTGTCGAGCTGTGCGATTTCGGGGCTATCAAAGGCGACCCAAGGCATGGCAGGGGCCGACCGCGCTGTCGCGTAAGCCCCGCTTGCGCGTCGCCTGCTGACGACAACGCGAGGCTTTCTTGGACCTGTTCAATCATCAGCTGCGGCTGCATGCCGATCCTTCGCGCGTCGTGGTGCGCCCGTTCCACATCCCGTGGTCTGCGACCAACGGACAGGGGCAGAGCCGGGCCGAGCGCATGATCGCCGAGGTGCTCGAGATGTCGCCGCGCGAGGCGAGCGAGCAGCTTGCGGCGGTGCTCAAGGATTTCGAGGCGCGCCACTGGCAGACGCGCCGCGTGTTCATGACGCGGTACGACGACATGGCCGAGCAGATGGGGCTCGATGGCAGCAACATCGGTGACGAGAAGCGGCAGCTGATTGGTGCCTATTTCTGCCACGAGTACAGCTACGCCGCCGCCGCGCTGATGAACCCGAGCGCCGTGCCCCATTTCGACCAGTCGGGCATGCCGCCGGGCTCGCAGCGCATCCTGATGAGCCTGCGCGCGGTGGGCGAGGGGCACATCTCGTCCGTCGCCTTTCGTGAAGGCATCATCGGCGAGGACAACGAACTTCGCCTCGCGCCCGAGCCACCCTTCGCCACCGCGGCCGACGCGCCGGGGATCGACGGTGACGAGATGCCGAGCGGGCCGATCACGGTGCATCGCCATCGCGATTCGACGCTGTCGGGCACGGTCATCTTTCCGATCACCGAGGCGCAGTCGAAGGGGTTGGAGGACCTGCGCCTCGTCCACTTCACGCACGACGACGGCACGATCGAGTGGCTCGGCACCTATACCGCGTACAACGGCGCGAGGATCCAGTCCGAGCTGCTTCGCACCCGCGACTTCCGCAGCTTCGATCTCTTGCCGATGACGGGTACGGCGGCGCGCAACAAGGGGATCGCGCTGTTTCCGCGCACGGTGAACGGCGAATATCTTTCGATCGGGCGGCAGGACGGCGAGAACCTGTATCTGCTGCGCTCCGATCGGCTTGATCATTGGGACGATGGCGAGCTGATCCTGACGCCGGTGTTTCCGTGGGAGCTGGTGCAGATCGGCAATTGCGGCCCGCCGATCGAGGTGGACGAGGGCTGGCTGCTGCTGACGCACGGGGTCGGCGCGATGCGCAAATATTCGATCGGCGCGGCGCTGCTCGACAAGGATGATCCGTCCAAGGTGCTCGGCCGGACGCGCGAACCGATCCTCGCCGCCGCGGACCAGGACCGCGAGGGCTATGTGCCCAACGTCGTCTATACCTGCGGCGCGATGCGGCACGGCGACAAATTGTTCATGCCGTACGGCATCGCGGACAGTTCGGTCGGCTTCTCCTTCGTCGATATCAAGCAGCTGATCGCGCGGATGTGACGGCGGCGGCGCGGCGCGTGGCGCGGTAGAGCCAAGCGACCAGCACCGCGAACAGCAGCGCGCCGCCACCGGCCGCGAGCGGCGCGAAGCCGTCGTCGACCACCGCCAGCGGCGCGTCGCTGCCCGAAAGCGCGACGATGCCGGCGAAGGCGACGCCCCACAGGCTCTCGCCGACGATCATGCCGGTCGCAATCAGCGTTCCCATCCGCTCCGCGCGCTCGGGATCGGCGGTGCGCCGCGCCCAGCGATCGTAGACCGCGCCGATCAGCGCGCCGAGCACGACCGGAAGGATGACTGCCATCGGCAGGTAGATGGCGATCCCGATCGCCAGCGGCGGCAGGCGCATCCGGCCGAGCTTGCCGAGTATTTCGTCCATCACGACGAAGATTGCCCCCGCGAGCGCGCCCCAGCCAAGCATCGACCAGTTGAGGTCGCCCCCGAGCACACCCTTGGCGAGCGAGGAGATGAGCCCCGCCTGCGGCGCGGCGAGCGCGTTGGGCCCGGCCCCCGGCGCGCCGGCAAAGCCGAAGGCGGTGTTGAGCAGATCGAGCACCGGCGGCACCACGATCGAGCCGAAGATCACACCGATCACCAGTGCCACCTGCTGCTTCCACGGCGTCGCGCCGACGAGTTGCCCGGTCTTCAGATCCTGCAGATTGTCGTTCGCGATCGTCGCGATGCCGAACACCAGACCGGTAACGATCAGCGCGTAGGCGACGAGCGACGCCGTGGTATCCGCCGGCAGATCGCGGCCGAACAGCCCGACGAGCAGCAGGGAGGCGGCGATGATCGAGAGGATGCCGATCCCCGACACGGGCGAGTTCGACGCGCCGATCAGCCCGGCCATATAGCCGGTCACCGTCGCGATCATCAGCCCGATCACGACGACGAAGACGAGCGCGCCGCCCACCAGCAACGCTGCCGAGCCGGCGATTGGCCCAACCGACGCCACGCTCCACAGCAGCCATGCAATCGGCACGAGCAGCGCCGTGGCGACCCCGGCGACGACGCCGATCGGCAGATCCTGTTCCTGCAGCGCAAGCGTCTCGCCCGAGTGCCGCGCCCGGCTGGCGGCGAGCGCCGATACCACGCCGCCGACCACCGGGCGCGCGATGCGCAGCAGCGTCCATACCGCCGCAACGCCAATCACCCCGGCGCCGAAGAAGCGCACGTCCTGGCGGAACACCGCGCCTGCCCAATCCTCTACGCTGCCCGGCATCGGCTGTGCGGCGGTGAGGATCGGCAGCAGGATGAATCAGGCGGTGACGAGGCCGACGAGCTGCGCGATCCCGACCGAGAGGCCGACCAAATGACCGACGCCGAAGAGTGCGAAGGACAGCCCGCCCGATACGCCGCTCGCGCCGGCGCCGACGCGGAACCAGCTACCAACCTCCGCCGCGGCGAGCCGCATCTGCGTGAGGATCGCGAAGCCTGCGGAGGCGACGCTGCCGAGGATCAGCAGCCGAAGTCCGGCGGCGCTCTCGGCCGCGCCTTCGTGCGAGGCGGATCCGATCTGAAGCACTTCGGCAGCGGCGCGACCTTCGGGATAGGGCAGCTCGCCCTCGACGACGAGCGCGCGGCGCAACGGCACCGAGAACATCACGCCCAGCGTGCCGCCAAGCGCCGTGATCCCCGCCGTCAGCAGAAACGGAAAGCCCTGCCACCAGCCGATGATGACGAGCCCGGGAAGGACGAAGATGATCGCCGCGAGCGTGCCCGCCGCGCTGGCGATGGTCTGGACGATATTGTTCTCAAGGATCGACGATCCGCTAAACTGGCGCAGGGTCGCCATCGAGATGACGGCCGCCGGGATCGACGTCGCGAAGGTGAGCCCGACCTTGAGCCCGAGATAGACGTTCGCGGCGGTGAACAGCAGCGTGATGATCCCGCCCAAGATGACGCTGCGGAGCGTGAGTTCGGCGAGCGGCTTGGCAGGTTCGATCATTCGCCCGGTGTTGCACAATATTGCTGAAGCGCAAGGGGGCGCCAGTTGGCGCGCTACGCCAACCCTTGGCGGTGCAGGCGGCGGGGCGGACCAAAGCTCGTGCCCGAAAATAGGCAAGCGTCTGTGATAGCGTCGGAAAAGATGTTGGCATGGTAGGTGCAAAGCGTTCGGCACGGCGACGCAAACCGCCGCAAACGACGGAGCCCCAACATGACTGCCCAGAACCAGAAGCTCGCTGCCCCCAAGGACAATCTGCTGGGTATCTGCAATGCGTTGGGCGAGGATTTCGGCTTCAATCCGCTGTGGCTTCGGCTGGCGCTTGGCTGTGCCTTCGTGATCCAGCCGATCAACGTGGTGATCGGCTACTTCGCGCTCGGCCTTGTCGTTCTCGTCTCACGCCTCGCCTTTCCGGATGCGCGTACGGCGAAGCCCGAAACAACGGCCGTCGCGCCGACGGTGCCCGCATCGGCGGATAGCCGCGAGCAGGTTTTCAAGTACGCCAAGGCTGCATGAAAAAATGGCCCGGCAATCCGTCTCCGGATGCCGGGCCAGTCACCCCCGCGCTTGGGTCGGAGGCTTGGGTCGCAGTGCCGTGATGCAGTGATCGAGCCCAGCTCGCATCCCCCCGGCGGGGGGGGCAACGAACAAATCCTCGCCTTTCGCCGCGCTATCGACAGCCGTCCTGCGACCCCCTAGGCGCTTGGCCGCGCAACAAGAGGGGCGGCGATGGCGGGCGCATTGCGGGTGGCTTTGGCAGGATTGGGCACGGTCGGCGGCGGCGTGATCCGCGTGCTCGAGGCCAATCGCGATCTCATTACGCGTCGGGCTGGGCGAGCGATCGAGATCGTCGCGGTATCGGCGCGGGATCGCCACAAGGATCGCGGCGTCGACCTGTCAGGCTTCGAGTGGGTTGACGATACGACGGCGCTTTCGCAGTGCAACGCGGACGTGGTTGTCGAGCTTGTCGGGGGGGCGGACGGCCCCGCGCTTGCACTGGCGCGCGCCACCTTGGCCGCGAACAAGGGGTTAGTCACCGCCAACAAGGCGATGCTCGCGCATCACGGTCTCGAACTGGCGCAGGCGGCGGAGAGCGGGGGCGCCCCGCTGAAGTTCGAGGCCGCGGTCGCGGGCGGCATCCCCGTCATCAAGGGGCTACGTGAGGGCGCAGCGGCGAATGCGATCAGCCGCGTCTACGGCATCCTCAACGGCACATGCAATTTCATCCTCAGCAAGATGGAAGCCGAGGGTCGCGATTTCGCCGACGTCCTTGGCGAAGCGCAGGCGCTCGGTTTCGCCGAGGCCGACCCGTCGTTCGACATCGACGGGGTCGACGCCGCGCACAAGCTGTCGATCCTGTCATCGATCGCATTCGGCACGCGCCCGTCGTTCGGCACCGTCGCGGCAAGCGGCATCCGTCACGTCATTGCCGCCGATATCGCCGAGGCGGCGGCATTGGGGTATCGCGTGCGGCTGGTCGGCATGGCCGAGGCGGGTGGCGGCGGGCTTTTCCAGCGCGTCCATGCGCATCTGGTGCCCAACGATCACCCGCTGGCGCACGTCACCGGGTCGACCAACGCGGTGGTGGCGGATGGCAATTTCGTCGGCCGACTACTCTTTCAGGGCGCGGGTGCGGGCGACGGGCCGACGGCGAGCGCAGTTGTGGCCGACCTCATCGACATCGCGCGCGGCGAATATGGCCCGCCCTATGCCATGCCGGCCGCGTCGCTCGCCGACATGCCGGCCGCGGCGGCGGGCGAGCGTCGCGGCCGCGCCTATCTCCGCTTCACCGTTGCCGATCGCGTTGGCGTGCTGGCGGAGATCGCGGCGGCGATGCGCGACGCCAACGTGTCGATCGAGAGCCTGATTCAGCGCGCCGCCGCAGCAGACGGCACGGCCCTTGTCGCGATCGTCACGCACGAGGCGCCCGAGGCTAACGTGGCCGCGGCGCTTGAACGGCTGCGCGGATCACAGAGCCTGTCGGGCGAGCCGCTGTGGATGCATATCCTCGATTGAAGAGCGGCGCCGGGCCGCTCAGTTGCGCCCGGCGAACATGAACGCCGCGGCGCCGACGAGGCAGGCGAACGCGCCCGCGTGCCGCCAGCTCAGCTGCTCGCCGAGCACCGCGACCGAGAAGACGCCGAACACCAGCAGCGTAATCACCTCCTGCGTGATTTTTAGCTGACCGCCCGTCCAGCCGTGTGCGAAGCCGATGCGATTGGCGGGCACCGCAAAGCAATATTCGACAAAGGCGATGCCCCAGCTGATCAGGATCACGATCGGTAGCGGCTTGGCCATCCCGCCCTTCAGATGCCAGTACCAGGCGGTCGTCATGAAGACGTTCGATACGACGAGCAGCGCGAGCGTAGGCATCGCCAGGGCTGTAGCGCGCTTCCCGGTCCCGGAACAGCAGCGCTACAGAAAACTGTAGGGATCGACGTCCACCGCGACGCGCACCTTGGCGGGCCAGTCGAGCGCGCCCAGCCAGCCACGGATCACGTCCTGCACGTCGAGTGCGCGGCGTGCGTGGACAAGCAGCCGGAAGCGATGGCGACCGCGCAGCATCGCGAGCGGGGCGGGGGCGGGGCCGTAGACGTGCATGCCGTCGACCTGCGGCGCGGCGCGGCCGATCGCCTGCGCCACGTCCTTCGCGCAGCCCTGATCCTCGCTCGACACGATGATCGCGGCGTAGCGGCCGAACGGCGGCGCGCCGGCATCCTGCCGCGCCTCGATCTCGGCGGCGTAGAAGGCGTCGGCGTCGCCGGTAATCAGCGCCTGCATCACCTGCGCGCCGGGGCTGTGCGTCTGGATGAAGACGCGTCCCGGCTTCTCTCCGCGGCCGGCACGGCCCGATACCTGGCGGATCTGCTGGAAGGTCCGCTCGGCGGCACGCAGGTCGCCGCCCTCGAGCCCAAGATCGGCGTCGATCACGCCGACCAGCGTCAGATTGGGGAAATGATAGCCCTTGGTGACGAGCTGTGTGCCGACGACGATGTCGATCGCGCCAGCCTCCATCCGGCCGACGAACTCGGCCGCCTTGGCCGGCGACCAGATCGTGTCCGACGTGACGATCGCGACGCGCGCCTCGGGGAACAGCGCGGACACCTCGTCGGCGATGCGCTCGACGCCTGGCCCGCACGCGACCAGGCTGTCCTCCTCGCCACATTCGGGGCAGGCGCGTGGGATCGGTTCGATATGGCCGCAATGGTGGCAGGCGAGCCGGCGCGTCAGCCGGTGCTCGACCATCCACGCGGTACAATTGGGGCATTGAAAGCGATGGCCGCAGTGCCGGCACAAGGTGAGCGGCGCGTAGCCGCGGCGGTTGAGGAACAGCAGCGATTGCTCACCGCGCGCGAGCGTTTCCTCCAGCGCGACGACCAGCGGCGGTGCGATCCACCGCCCGCGATCGGGCTTATGCTCGAGCAGATCGATCGCCTCGATCGCGGGGAGCTCGGCCGCGCCGTATCGGCCGGGCAGCTTGACCTCGGCGTAATTGCCGAGCGTGACCTGTTGGCGCGTTTCGATCGCCGGCGTCGCCGAAGCGAGGATCACCGGACATTCCTCGAACTTGCCGCGCATCACCGCGACATCGCGCGCGTGATAGTGGACGCCGTCCCCCTGCTTGAAGCTCGTCTCGTGCGCCTCGTCGACGACGATGAGGCCGAGATCGGCGTACGGCAGGAACAGCGCCGATCGCGCGCCGACGGTAACCAGCGCCTCGCCGCTGGCGATCGCGCGCCACGCGCGGCGGCGTTGGGTGGAGCGCAAGCCCGAATGCCAGGCCACCGGCTCGCAGCCGAAGCGATCGTGAAAGCGCTTGAGAAACGGCTCGGTCAGCGCGATCTCGGGCAGCAGCACCAGCACTTGGCGGCCGGCACGGATCGCCTCGGCCACCGCTTCGAAATAGACCTCGGTCTTGCCCGACCCCGTCACGCCGTCGAGCAGCGTCGGGCGGAAAGCCTTGGCGACGACGTCGCGCGCCAATGTGCCAGCGGCGTGCTGTTGATCGTCTGCCAGGGTCGGCGGCGCATGATCCGGATCGGGCACGGGATAGGGGCTGTCGATATCGACTTCGACCGGTTCGATCGCACCGATCTTGCACAGGCCGCGGATGACGCCATCGGACACGTCGGCGATCGTCGCCAGTTCGCGGATCAGGCCCTGACGGTCGCCGATCCGTTCCAGCGCCTGTGCGCGTTGCGGGGTAAGGCGCTCGGGAACGAGGCCAGTTGCGCGATATTCGGTGACGACGCGCGCGCCTTCGAGCGCGGAGGTTGACGACAGCGCCATGCGCACCACCGCCGCCGGCGGCGCGAGATAATAATCGGCGGTCCATTCGACCAGCCGGCGCAGCGCGGGGCGCAGCGGCGGCACGCTGGCGACACCCATCAGGTTGCGCAGGCGGTTGTCGCCGACCTCCGCGTCCGACGGCAACCGCTCGGGTTCCCACACCACGCCGAGCAGCTGGCGCGGCCCGAGCGGCGCGACCACGATCGAGCCGGGCTCGACCGCCATGCCATGCGGCACGCGATAATCGAGCGGCCCAAGGGCGGAATTGAGGACGAGAACACGGGCGCGAGACATCGCATGGGCATATGGGGCGCAGGCGACTCGGAGGAAAGGCAATGGTAAAGCCCGCCGCGTGGAAGATCTGCCCGACCTTTATGCCGCTCACCTCCTGCGCGATCGCCGCCGCTCGGTTCACACCGTCCGCGCCTATCGCGCCACCACGGCGCGGCTGATCGGCTTTCTCGGCCGCCACTGGGGATGCAGCGTCGATCGCGCGGCGTTGTCGGCGACCAGCGCGTCCGATCTGCGTGCCTTTTTGGCGCAGCGGCGCGGCGACGGCCTGTCGAACGCGTCCGCGGCGCGCGAGTTGTCGGCGGCACGCGATTTCCTTGGCTGGGCGAACGGGGAGGGCGGTCGCCCGGCGTTGAAGGGGCCGCGCGTGCGCAAGGGCGTGCCGCGGCCGATCGCGCCGCACGAGGCGCTCGCGCTTGCCGAGGAAGTCGCCGCCGGATCGCGCGTCGATTGGGTCGGCAAGCGCGACTGGGCGCTGCTGCTGCTCCTTTATGGTGCTGGCCTGCGGATCGGCGAGGCGCTCGCGCTCACCGGGTCGGCGCTGCCGCTCGGCGAGACGATCACCGTGACGGGCAAGCGCGACAAGATGCGCATCGTCCCGCTGCTGCCGCAGGTTCGTGAAGCGATCGAGGCCTATGTAGCGGCGGTGCCGTCGGCGCTGGCGCACGACATCCCGCTGTTCCTCGGGCTGCGCGGCGGTCCGCTCGCACCCGGGGTGGTGCGCGCCAGCGTACGAACGGCGCGGGCGACGCTCGGCTTGTCGGATCGCACGACCCCGCACGCGCTGCGTCACTCGTTCGCAACGCATCTGCTGGGTCGCGGCGCGGACCTGCGCGCGCTTCAGGAACTGCTCGGCCATGCCAGCCTCGGCTCGACACAGATCTACACGGCGGTCGATGCGGCGCATCTGCTCGACGTCTATCGCAACGCGCACCCGCGTGCTTGAACGGCGATGCGCCTCTGGCATGCCGGGCACCCCATCGCTATGTGGTTTCACCTGATACCAGGAGATCGTGATGCGCGTCGGCGTGCCTAAGGAAATTAAGAATCACGAATATCGCGTCGGCCTCACGCCCGGTGCGGTGCGCGAATATGCCGCGCGCGGCCATGAGGTGCTGGTCGAGACGGGCGCCGGCACGGGCATCGCGGCGGACGACGAGGCCTATGTCGCCGCCGGCGCGCGGATCGTGCCGACTGCGCAGGAGGTGTTCGCCGAGGCGCAGATGATCGTGAAGGTCAAGGAACCGCAGCCGAGCGAGTGGGTGCAGCTGCGCGAGGACCAAATCCTTTTCACCTATCTTCACCTCGCCCCGGATCCCGAGCAGGCGAAGGGCCTGATGGCGTCGGGCGTGACGGCTGTCGCCTATGAAACGGTGACCGATCGGTTGGGCGGGCTGCCGCTGCTCGCGCCGATGAGCGAGGTCGCCGGCCGGTTGTCGATCGAGGCGGCCGGCGCGGCGCTGAAGGCGTATAATGGCGGCCGCGGCGTGCTTCTCGGCGGCGTACCGGGGGTTGCGCCAGCGCGCATCGTCGTGCTCGGCGGCGGCGTCGTCGGCACGCATGCGGCGCGCATGGCCGTCGGCCTGGGCGCCGAGGTGACGATCGTCGACCGCTCGATCCCGCGGCTGCGTCAGCTCGACGAGCTGTTCCAGGGTCGCGTGCGCACCCGCGTCTCGACGCTCGAGGCGATCGAGCACGAGATCAGCGAGGCGGACGCAGTGATCGGCGCGGTGCTCATCCCCGGCGCCTCGGCACCGAAGCTGGTGACGCGGACGATGCTCGGCCACATGAAGCGCCGCGCGGTGCTGGTCGATGTCGCGATCGACCAGGGTGGCTGCTTCGAGACGAGCCATGCGACGACGCACGCCGACCCGACCTACGAAGTCGACGGGGTGATCCACTATTGCGTCGCGAACATGCCCGGCGCGGTGCCGCTGACGTCGAGCCACGCGCTCAATAACGCGACGCTGCCCTATGGCCTGGCGCTTGCCGACAAGGGCGTGGCTGCGTGCGATGGGGATCCGGGGTTGAAGGCGGGCCTGAACGTGCAGGGCG carries:
- a CDS encoding glycoside hydrolase family 130 protein, which translates into the protein MDLFNHQLRLHADPSRVVVRPFHIPWSATNGQGQSRAERMIAEVLEMSPREASEQLAAVLKDFEARHWQTRRVFMTRYDDMAEQMGLDGSNIGDEKRQLIGAYFCHEYSYAAAALMNPSAVPHFDQSGMPPGSQRILMSLRAVGEGHISSVAFREGIIGEDNELRLAPEPPFATAADAPGIDGDEMPSGPITVHRHRDSTLSGTVIFPITEAQSKGLEDLRLVHFTHDDGTIEWLGTYTAYNGARIQSELLRTRDFRSFDLLPMTGTAARNKGIALFPRTVNGEYLSIGRQDGENLYLLRSDRLDHWDDGELILTPVFPWELVQIGNCGPPIEVDEGWLLLTHGVGAMRKYSIGAALLDKDDPSKVLGRTREPILAAADQDREGYVPNVVYTCGAMRHGDKLFMPYGIADSSVGFSFVDIKQLIARM
- a CDS encoding tyrosine-type recombinase/integrase, which produces MEDLPDLYAAHLLRDRRRSVHTVRAYRATTARLIGFLGRHWGCSVDRAALSATSASDLRAFLAQRRGDGLSNASAARELSAARDFLGWANGEGGRPALKGPRVRKGVPRPIAPHEALALAEEVAAGSRVDWVGKRDWALLLLLYGAGLRIGEALALTGSALPLGETITVTGKRDKMRIVPLLPQVREAIEAYVAAVPSALAHDIPLFLGLRGGPLAPGVVRASVRTARATLGLSDRTTPHALRHSFATHLLGRGADLRALQELLGHASLGSTQIYTAVDAAHLLDVYRNAHPRA
- a CDS encoding homoserine dehydrogenase; protein product: MAGALRVALAGLGTVGGGVIRVLEANRDLITRRAGRAIEIVAVSARDRHKDRGVDLSGFEWVDDTTALSQCNADVVVELVGGADGPALALARATLAANKGLVTANKAMLAHHGLELAQAAESGGAPLKFEAAVAGGIPVIKGLREGAAANAISRVYGILNGTCNFILSKMEAEGRDFADVLGEAQALGFAEADPSFDIDGVDAAHKLSILSSIAFGTRPSFGTVAASGIRHVIAADIAEAAALGYRVRLVGMAEAGGGGLFQRVHAHLVPNDHPLAHVTGSTNAVVADGNFVGRLLFQGAGAGDGPTASAVVADLIDIARGEYGPPYAMPAASLADMPAAAAGERRGRAYLRFTVADRVGVLAEIAAAMRDANVSIESLIQRAAAADGTALVAIVTHEAPEANVAAALERLRGSQSLSGEPLWMHILD
- the ald gene encoding alanine dehydrogenase, with amino-acid sequence MRVGVPKEIKNHEYRVGLTPGAVREYAARGHEVLVETGAGTGIAADDEAYVAAGARIVPTAQEVFAEAQMIVKVKEPQPSEWVQLREDQILFTYLHLAPDPEQAKGLMASGVTAVAYETVTDRLGGLPLLAPMSEVAGRLSIEAAGAALKAYNGGRGVLLGGVPGVAPARIVVLGGGVVGTHAARMAVGLGAEVTIVDRSIPRLRQLDELFQGRVRTRVSTLEAIEHEISEADAVIGAVLIPGASAPKLVTRTMLGHMKRRAVLVDVAIDQGGCFETSHATTHADPTYEVDGVIHYCVANMPGAVPLTSSHALNNATLPYGLALADKGVAACDGDPGLKAGLNVQGGRIVNEAVAESLR
- a CDS encoding PspC domain-containing protein, with product MTAQNQKLAAPKDNLLGICNALGEDFGFNPLWLRLALGCAFVIQPINVVIGYFALGLVVLVSRLAFPDARTAKPETTAVAPTVPASADSREQVFKYAKAA
- a CDS encoding DMT family protein, encoding MPTLALLVVSNVFMTTAWYWHLKGGMAKPLPIVILISWGIAFVEYCFAVPANRIGFAHGWTGGQLKITQEVITLLVFGVFSVAVLGEQLSWRHAGAFACLVGAAAFMFAGRN
- a CDS encoding primosomal protein N', with protein sequence MSRARVLVLNSALGPLDYRVPHGMAVEPGSIVVAPLGPRQLLGVVWEPERLPSDAEVGDNRLRNLMGVASVPPLRPALRRLVEWTADYYLAPPAAVVRMALSSTSALEGARVVTEYRATGLVPERLTPQRAQALERIGDRQGLIRELATIADVSDGVIRGLCKIGAIEPVEVDIDSPYPVPDPDHAPPTLADDQQHAAGTLARDVVAKAFRPTLLDGVTGSGKTEVYFEAVAEAIRAGRQVLVLLPEIALTEPFLKRFHDRFGCEPVAWHSGLRSTQRRRAWRAIASGEALVTVGARSALFLPYADLGLIVVDEAHETSFKQGDGVHYHARDVAVMRGKFEECPVILASATPAIETRQQVTLGNYAEVKLPGRYGAAELPAIEAIDLLEHKPDRGRWIAPPLVVALEETLARGEQSLLFLNRRGYAPLTLCRHCGHRFQCPNCTAWMVEHRLTRRLACHHCGHIEPIPRACPECGEEDSLVACGPGVERIADEVSALFPEARVAIVTSDTIWSPAKAAEFVGRMEAGAIDIVVGTQLVTKGYHFPNLTLVGVIDADLGLEGGDLRAAERTFQQIRQVSGRAGRGEKPGRVFIQTHSPGAQVMQALITGDADAFYAAEIEARQDAGAPPFGRYAAIIVSSEDQGCAKDVAQAIGRAAPQVDGMHVYGPAPAPLAMLRGRHRFRLLVHARRALDVQDVIRGWLGALDWPAKVRVAVDVDPYSFL